From the Gallaecimonas mangrovi genome, one window contains:
- the arcA gene encoding two-component system response regulator ArcA, translated as MQTPHILIVEDETVTRTTLKSLFEAEGYAVIEASDGAEMHDVLASHPIDLVIMDINLPGKNGLLLAREIREKKDMGLIFLTGRDNEVDKILGLEIGADDYITKPFNPRELTIRARNLLGRTLSNGKPEELSEVERYKFNNWTLEVNSRSLVSPKEESFKLPRSEFRALQFFIENPGKILTRAELLKQMTGRELKPHDRTVDVTIRRIRKHFESVPETPEIIATIHGEGYRFCGDIEATETAV; from the coding sequence ATGCAAACCCCTCATATCCTCATCGTTGAAGACGAAACGGTAACGCGTACTACCCTCAAAAGCCTTTTCGAAGCAGAAGGCTATGCGGTTATCGAAGCCAGTGATGGCGCAGAGATGCATGATGTATTGGCCAGCCACCCCATCGATCTGGTGATCATGGACATTAACCTTCCTGGAAAAAACGGCCTGCTGCTTGCTCGCGAAATTCGTGAGAAGAAAGATATGGGTCTGATTTTCCTGACCGGCCGCGACAATGAAGTCGATAAGATCTTGGGTCTGGAAATTGGCGCTGATGATTACATCACCAAGCCTTTTAACCCTCGAGAGCTGACCATTCGTGCCCGTAACCTGCTTGGACGTACCCTGTCCAACGGTAAACCGGAAGAGCTGTCTGAAGTTGAACGTTACAAGTTCAACAACTGGACGTTGGAAGTTAACAGCCGCTCCTTGGTTAGCCCTAAAGAAGAAAGCTTTAAACTGCCCCGCAGTGAGTTCCGCGCTCTGCAATTCTTTATCGAAAACCCCGGTAAGATCCTTACCCGCGCAGAACTGCTCAAGCAAATGACCGGCCGTGAGCTCAAACCTCATGACCGCACTGTTGACGTAACCATCCGCCGTATCCGTAAGCACTTTGAATCGGTGCCGGAAACCCCGGAAATTATCGCCACTATCCACGGCGAAGGTTACCGTTTCTGCGGTGACATTGAAGCTACCGAAACAGCGGTTTAA
- a CDS encoding coniferyl aldehyde dehydrogenase, with protein sequence MAGKVAAFPRIQSAPTGLSNVLDLARHACDENPFPSFKCRRQWLLTLKTLLLENQQAIKDAIDDDFGGRSQIETTLGELMPAVRMIDHHLKYLRLWLEPNKRHAGLLLWPATARVEYHPLGVVGVIAPWNYPLYLAIGPVTAALAAGNRVLVKMSEHTPHLSGLLARLVGQYFSPSVLQVVQGDAKVGAAFARLPFDHLIFTGSSAVGKLVMRSAAENLTPVTLELGGKSPVLIAPDMALEKVVDRLLFGKCFNAGQTCVAPDYVLVPRGKGQRLIELLLAAFERRYRNWQHNADFSAIINNPHYQRLCQYLEEAKAANCELHHPAIAKLDTLQRLGLHLLLNPPSSLALMKEEIFGPILPVIEYDSLNHAIAFIKARPKPLAFYPFSMKVSVQQQLLQAIHAGGVCINDVLLQVTADELPFGGIGHSGFGHYHGKEGVRALSHVRAVLKKGRWNPAAFFYPPYKRPIIKWLLKGLVR encoded by the coding sequence ATGGCAGGCAAGGTGGCGGCATTTCCGCGTATTCAAAGTGCACCGACTGGCTTATCCAATGTGCTGGATCTCGCTCGGCACGCTTGTGATGAAAACCCTTTTCCCAGTTTTAAGTGTCGCCGCCAGTGGTTGCTGACCTTAAAAACCTTGTTATTAGAAAATCAGCAAGCCATAAAAGACGCCATTGATGATGACTTTGGCGGCCGCAGCCAAATAGAAACCACCCTTGGCGAGCTGATGCCTGCGGTGCGGATGATTGACCATCACCTTAAATATTTACGGCTGTGGCTGGAGCCCAATAAACGCCATGCCGGGCTATTACTGTGGCCAGCAACTGCCCGTGTGGAATATCACCCACTGGGGGTTGTCGGTGTTATTGCCCCTTGGAATTACCCGCTTTATCTCGCTATTGGCCCGGTAACAGCCGCATTGGCGGCGGGCAATCGGGTGCTGGTTAAAATGTCAGAACACACGCCGCATCTTTCGGGGCTGTTGGCGCGTCTGGTTGGCCAGTATTTTTCACCCAGTGTGCTGCAAGTTGTGCAAGGGGATGCCAAGGTTGGGGCGGCTTTTGCCAGGTTGCCTTTTGACCATCTGATTTTTACCGGCTCTAGTGCCGTGGGCAAACTGGTGATGCGGTCCGCCGCTGAGAACCTAACGCCGGTAACACTTGAACTGGGCGGCAAATCGCCAGTGTTGATAGCGCCCGACATGGCACTTGAGAAGGTGGTTGATAGGTTACTGTTCGGCAAATGCTTTAACGCCGGGCAAACCTGTGTGGCGCCTGATTATGTGTTGGTGCCAAGGGGCAAAGGGCAGCGGTTAATCGAACTGTTATTGGCGGCCTTTGAAAGACGCTACCGCAATTGGCAACACAATGCTGACTTTAGCGCCATCATCAATAACCCGCATTACCAGCGCTTATGCCAGTATTTAGAAGAAGCCAAAGCAGCCAACTGCGAGCTTCATCATCCAGCCATTGCCAAGCTCGATACCTTGCAGCGGTTAGGCTTGCATCTGCTACTTAATCCGCCCAGCTCCCTGGCCTTGATGAAAGAAGAGATATTCGGCCCCATTTTACCGGTGATTGAATACGACAGCCTCAACCATGCCATTGCCTTTATTAAAGCTCGGCCCAAGCCATTGGCGTTTTATCCGTTTTCAATGAAAGTCAGTGTGCAGCAACAGCTTTTGCAAGCTATTCATGCTGGTGGGGTTTGTATTAATGATGTACTACTGCAAGTGACCGCCGACGAGTTGCCTTTTGGTGGTATTGGCCATTCCGGGTTTGGCCACTATCACGGCAAAGAAGGGGTGAGGGCCCTGTCTCATGTGCGGGCGGTGTTAAAAAAAGGGCGTTGGAACCCGGCTGCCTTTTTCTACCCGCCTTATAAGAGACCTATTATTAAATGGTTGCTCAAAGGATTGGTTCGATAA
- a CDS encoding HD-GYP domain-containing protein, with protein MSHLCVSIDKLQVGDFVVRIEESTGYRLKKSGHIGSPQQLVALKDAGVASVWIDPAQRLHTLIEAAAAPQLSGAVDEPREEIQGSVAKSRQFYLKAREQMADFYSLVSNGGIPDLDVAQKYASTFVDAALKHPTTLACLTRIREKDAYLMEHSLSVCILMSLFASYLGIERRLIDKLALGALLHDLGKVMVPETILMKPGRLTDAEYEVMKSHVVHSTAILAEEKDIPPEVMDVVSNHHERIDGKGYPNGKSAEQLSTYARMVSIVDVYDALSAERCYKEAMPPTKAMRVLMELAGSHFDEYLVRQFVRCMGVYPIGSLVRLKSKRLAVVVALNEESSLRPKVKVVYSLTSKSHLPVQNLNLMLSKDSIEGAEDPRDWGVEVSRYLSTS; from the coding sequence ATGTCGCATCTTTGTGTTTCCATCGACAAGTTGCAGGTTGGAGACTTTGTCGTTCGCATTGAAGAAAGTACGGGGTATCGCTTAAAGAAGTCAGGGCATATCGGTTCACCTCAACAGTTGGTCGCCCTTAAAGACGCTGGTGTCGCCAGCGTATGGATAGACCCTGCCCAGCGTCTTCATACCCTGATTGAAGCCGCCGCCGCGCCGCAACTAAGTGGCGCCGTTGACGAGCCGCGCGAAGAAATACAGGGTTCGGTTGCGAAGAGCCGGCAGTTCTACCTTAAAGCCCGCGAGCAGATGGCCGACTTTTACAGTCTGGTGTCTAACGGGGGTATTCCTGATCTCGACGTTGCGCAGAAATATGCGTCGACTTTTGTTGATGCTGCTTTAAAACACCCCACCACGCTTGCCTGCCTGACCCGCATTCGCGAAAAAGATGCCTACCTGATGGAACACTCGCTGAGTGTTTGTATTTTGATGTCACTGTTTGCCAGCTATCTTGGCATCGAACGCCGGTTGATAGATAAGTTGGCCCTTGGCGCCTTGCTTCACGACCTAGGCAAGGTCATGGTGCCTGAAACCATCTTGATGAAACCGGGCCGGCTGACAGACGCCGAATATGAAGTGATGAAAAGCCATGTGGTGCATTCAACCGCCATCTTGGCAGAAGAAAAAGACATTCCCCCTGAGGTGATGGATGTGGTGAGCAATCACCACGAACGCATTGACGGAAAAGGTTACCCTAACGGCAAATCGGCAGAGCAGTTATCCACCTATGCCCGTATGGTCAGTATTGTTGATGTTTACGATGCGCTCAGCGCCGAGCGTTGTTACAAAGAAGCGATGCCGCCAACCAAAGCTATGCGGGTGTTAATGGAACTTGCCGGTAGCCACTTTGACGAATACTTAGTGCGCCAATTTGTGCGCTGCATGGGGGTTTATCCAATCGGCTCTTTGGTGCGTTTAAAATCGAAACGGCTGGCTGTTGTGGTCGCTCTTAACGAGGAAAGTAGCCTAAGACCGAAGGTGAAAGTGGTGTACAGCTTGACCAGTAAGTCCCACCTGCCGGTGCAAAACCTTAACCTGATGTTGTCGAAAGACAGTATTGAGGGCGCTGAAGATCCCCGGGACTGGGGCGTTGAAGTCAGCCGTTACTTAAGCACTTCTTGA
- the tcdA gene encoding tRNA cyclic N6-threonylcarbamoyladenosine(37) synthase TcdA has protein sequence MSDFDTRFGGIIRLYGQKGATILKDSHIFVAGIGGVGTWVAEALARSGVGSITLVDMDDVCTTNTNRQIHALTTTVGRPKTEVMAERIRLINPDCQVTAIDDFVTPENVAELLAVNVDYVIDATDSLGAKAAMIAYCKRNKIRIITIGGAGGQVDPTQVQVADLTKTIQDPLARKLKERLRRFYHFSKTRKFGVDCVFSSEALKYPQPDGSVCATKNAEGSMRMDCAAGFGASMVVTATFGLVAVSRVIEKLTGVKG, from the coding sequence ATGAGCGATTTCGACACACGGTTTGGCGGTATCATCCGACTTTATGGCCAAAAAGGCGCCACCATATTGAAAGATAGCCATATTTTTGTGGCGGGGATCGGTGGTGTTGGTACCTGGGTGGCCGAAGCATTGGCGCGAAGTGGCGTCGGTAGTATTACGCTTGTAGACATGGACGATGTCTGTACCACCAATACCAATCGGCAAATTCATGCCTTAACCACCACGGTTGGCAGGCCTAAAACCGAGGTTATGGCAGAACGTATCCGCTTGATAAATCCTGACTGTCAGGTAACCGCCATCGACGATTTTGTTACCCCCGAAAACGTCGCTGAACTTTTGGCAGTAAATGTCGACTATGTGATTGATGCCACAGATTCTTTAGGCGCCAAGGCGGCGATGATCGCCTATTGCAAACGCAATAAAATCCGCATTATCACCATCGGCGGTGCTGGCGGCCAGGTTGACCCAACCCAGGTGCAGGTGGCCGATTTAACCAAAACCATTCAAGACCCCTTGGCACGTAAGCTAAAAGAGCGGCTACGCCGTTTTTATCATTTCTCGAAAACCCGCAAGTTTGGTGTTGACTGCGTGTTTTCCAGCGAAGCGCTGAAATACCCGCAACCCGACGGTTCGGTGTGCGCTACCAAAAATGCCGAAGGCTCTATGCGCATGGATTGTGCCGCCGGTTTTGGCGCCTCAATGGTAGTAACGGCCACCTTTGGCCTGGTGGCTGTTTCGCGGGTAATTGAAAAGCTGACCGGTGTTAAGGGCTAA
- a CDS encoding EAL domain-containing protein: protein MPSSTPFSLSAEPNVGSIISGGLLSCCPDTSVRQACTLMHQAKVSCILITDQQTVLGIWSEGDVRHLDISRDELLDQPIRQVMHSPVHSIGAEVPLGQAANMLKHFRVRRLLVVDEALQPIGVLTQSDIIRFQGVEHYLLMRDLASSLRRQAMIVPDSMPLSQAQHLMSDEGLDALVVSRADGEHGILTERDLVAWVAGTKGEVAGDLASYPLFSMPASASLMVAVQQLQEQHYRHLGVTDGGDELLGVLSYSDVLANIEYEYVNQLRRLLDERDSALRLSVEHLRLATQVINASLDGIMITDAKGTIESVNPSFSQMTGYQQHEVIGQTPSVLSSGRHPESFYHNMWLQLEEQGYWQGEIWNRRKNGDVYPEWLTITAIRDDDDNICKYAGIFTDITDRKQKEARIQSLAYYDELTGLPNRRLFTDRLKLAIANARRHHHQVALLFVDLDLFKRINDSLGHLAGDKVLREVAKRLQETVREGDSVARLGGDEFTVLVPETDEVVGLERLAQRLIDAIYAPMEVNGRALFVSASIGISVFPGDGKNEEQLLRFADTAMYRSKELGRNKYRFYNTEMSDRNRQEMRLEERLHHALANRSLDVFYQPKVDLATGKLKGMEALLRWHDEVLGDVPPTQVIPLAERLGLIEILGVQVLEKVCAQQAAWADRQRVPIAVNLSVLQLGSDDFLSALDRCLAQYQLPPGLIELEITESVFIPERAEAMLALLEALRERGIRLSIDDFGTGYSSLAYLRKLPINALKLDRSFVEHLPQVEGDVQISLAVLGLARGLGLEVIAEGVENEEQVAFLTQNQCHQAQGFLYAKACPADIAQTWLSGETITKRGQ from the coding sequence ATGCCCAGCTCAACCCCTTTTTCGTTAAGTGCCGAGCCTAACGTTGGTAGCATCATCAGTGGTGGCTTGCTCAGCTGCTGCCCCGATACCTCCGTTCGCCAGGCATGCACCTTAATGCACCAAGCCAAGGTCAGTTGCATTCTTATTACCGACCAACAAACCGTATTGGGAATATGGAGCGAAGGCGACGTTCGCCATCTTGATATCAGCCGTGATGAGCTTCTTGACCAGCCCATTCGACAAGTGATGCACAGCCCTGTGCACAGTATCGGTGCCGAGGTGCCTTTAGGCCAAGCGGCCAATATGCTCAAACACTTTAGGGTGCGGCGGCTGTTGGTAGTGGATGAAGCGCTACAGCCCATTGGCGTATTAACCCAGTCCGATATCATCCGTTTTCAGGGGGTGGAGCACTATTTACTGATGCGCGATCTGGCCAGTTCGCTTCGCCGCCAGGCGATGATAGTGCCCGACTCCATGCCGCTCAGTCAGGCGCAGCACTTAATGTCTGACGAAGGTTTGGATGCCTTGGTGGTGAGCCGCGCTGACGGCGAGCACGGCATTTTAACCGAGCGAGATTTGGTGGCCTGGGTTGCTGGCACAAAGGGCGAGGTGGCAGGAGACTTGGCCAGTTACCCGTTATTTTCCATGCCCGCCTCGGCCAGTTTGATGGTCGCCGTGCAACAGCTGCAAGAGCAGCATTATCGCCATCTTGGTGTTACCGATGGCGGCGACGAGCTACTGGGCGTGCTGTCCTACAGTGACGTGTTGGCCAATATTGAATACGAATACGTTAACCAACTACGGCGATTGCTTGACGAGCGCGATAGCGCCCTTCGCTTGTCGGTGGAGCATTTGCGCCTGGCAACGCAAGTGATTAACGCCTCTTTGGATGGCATCATGATCACCGATGCCAAGGGCACTATAGAGTCGGTTAACCCCAGCTTTTCGCAAATGACCGGCTATCAGCAACACGAAGTCATCGGCCAAACCCCTTCGGTATTAAGCTCTGGCCGCCATCCTGAAAGCTTTTATCACAACATGTGGCTGCAGCTCGAAGAGCAGGGCTATTGGCAAGGCGAGATTTGGAATCGCCGCAAAAATGGCGATGTTTATCCGGAATGGCTGACCATTACCGCTATCCGTGATGACGATGACAACATCTGTAAATACGCCGGCATCTTTACCGACATTACCGACCGTAAGCAAAAAGAGGCCCGTATTCAGTCGCTCGCCTATTACGACGAACTAACCGGCCTGCCGAACCGCCGTTTATTTACCGACCGCCTGAAACTGGCAATTGCCAATGCCAGGCGCCACCACCACCAAGTGGCGTTGCTGTTTGTCGATTTGGATTTATTTAAACGCATTAATGACTCCCTTGGGCATTTAGCGGGCGACAAGGTACTGCGGGAAGTGGCCAAACGCTTGCAAGAAACCGTACGCGAGGGTGATTCGGTAGCCCGTCTTGGTGGCGACGAATTTACGGTGCTGGTGCCAGAAACCGACGAAGTGGTGGGCTTGGAAAGGCTAGCGCAGCGCTTAATTGACGCCATTTACGCACCGATGGAAGTCAACGGCAGGGCGCTATTTGTGTCGGCCAGTATTGGTATCAGCGTCTTTCCTGGCGACGGCAAAAACGAAGAACAACTGCTGCGTTTTGCCGATACCGCCATGTACCGCTCCAAAGAATTGGGCCGTAATAAATACCGTTTTTACAACACCGAAATGAGTGACCGCAATCGCCAGGAAATGCGCCTGGAAGAGCGGCTGCATCACGCTTTGGCCAACCGCAGCTTAGACGTTTTTTATCAGCCAAAAGTGGACCTGGCCACCGGCAAGCTCAAAGGCATGGAAGCGCTGCTGCGCTGGCATGATGAGGTGCTGGGGGATGTGCCGCCAACGCAAGTTATTCCCCTTGCCGAACGCTTAGGGCTAATTGAAATTCTTGGAGTGCAGGTGCTGGAAAAGGTCTGTGCCCAGCAAGCGGCTTGGGCAGACCGGCAACGAGTGCCCATTGCCGTTAACTTGTCGGTATTGCAGTTAGGCTCAGACGATTTTCTCAGCGCCCTTGACCGCTGCTTGGCGCAGTACCAGTTGCCGCCGGGGCTGATTGAGCTGGAGATCACCGAAAGCGTCTTTATCCCGGAGCGGGCTGAAGCCATGCTGGCGCTATTGGAAGCACTGCGTGAGCGCGGTATTCGGCTGTCCATTGACGACTTTGGTACCGGTTATTCTTCGCTGGCTTATCTGCGCAAGTTGCCCATCAACGCCTTAAAGCTCGACCGCAGCTTTGTTGAGCATCTGCCGCAAGTTGAAGGCGATGTGCAAATAAGTTTGGCGGTATTGGGGCTAGCCCGCGGCCTGGGTTTGGAAGTGATTGCCGAAGGGGTAGAGAACGAAGAACAAGTGGCCTTTTTGACCCAGAACCAGTGCCATCAGGCGCAGGGTTTTCTCTATGCAAAGGCGTGCCCGGCAGACATTGCACAAACCTGGTTAAGCGGTGAAACCATTACCAAAAGGGGCCAATAA
- the arcB gene encoding aerobic respiration two-component sensor histidine kinase ArcB, with the protein MMTIWAQKFTELLTRLGTARFSVALFSLILLISLVGTSTTDILLHGNVTVYDLLTPLILTLLTAPWVLYFFLEMISQLEKSRRHLFQLVEQLEELREQDKLLNQSLKDKVEQLNFEIEERKKAEFARQDAIDRLSLEVVERKKTQESLGEQTALLRSFINSSPDMIYFRNEKGIFYGCNKAVETVTGKKEQELIGLSPFEVYPNEVAMRAIETDKVLFENNQPITYEQWLQYPDGRKALFEMRKVPFFSASGRRLGLLGFGRDITERKKSADALEKAAREKTQFIATLSHELRTPLNGIVGLARMLRDSPLNEQQLSYINTIYVSAETLGNLFNDIIDLDKADRRRLAIVPEPQDLPAFTKDVATLAELMASQRGLGWQFERQGELPECVEMDATRTRQILWNLLGNAVKFTEQGKVGLTVSADVQPDGKAMLRFCVTDTGIGIPKHEIDKIFAMYYQVESGGKMHATGTGIGLAVSKNLAEAMGGQLLVTSTPGQGSTFTLLLPLPICKALKAPALPEPNGQKVLQILLVEDIELNVTVAKAVLEKMGHQVTVAMTGQAALDACAMQMFDLVLLDIQLPDMSGFDVACTLREKAEFAELPIVALTANVIKDKEQYLENGMDDAISKPLSVATVSAIIDEFYGEPGAMLNQRRHEEEQEDKLLDTNILGQFVEAVGAAIMLQSADLLASQMPDYLKVLESNLMAGDKKEACEMAHKIKGAAAAVGLKRIQQLANLAQHGDAPAWDENIQEWVDEIVEQWQADLALLRQWLNERSK; encoded by the coding sequence ATGATGACCATTTGGGCGCAGAAGTTTACCGAATTGCTGACCCGCTTGGGGACAGCCCGATTCAGTGTCGCCCTGTTCAGTTTGATTTTGCTTATCAGCTTGGTGGGAACCAGCACCACCGATATCTTGCTGCACGGTAATGTCACGGTTTACGACCTGCTGACACCTTTGATACTGACCCTGCTTACGGCGCCTTGGGTGTTGTACTTCTTTCTAGAGATGATTTCGCAGCTCGAGAAATCACGCCGCCACCTTTTTCAGTTAGTCGAACAGCTAGAAGAGCTTCGCGAACAGGACAAGCTGCTTAACCAAAGCCTTAAAGACAAGGTAGAACAGCTTAATTTCGAGATAGAGGAACGTAAAAAAGCCGAATTTGCCCGCCAAGACGCCATTGACCGGCTGAGCTTGGAAGTGGTTGAGCGTAAGAAAACCCAAGAGTCTTTGGGGGAGCAAACCGCCTTGCTGCGCTCCTTTATTAACTCGTCTCCCGACATGATTTACTTTCGTAACGAAAAGGGCATTTTCTATGGCTGCAATAAAGCCGTAGAAACGGTAACGGGTAAAAAAGAACAAGAGCTGATTGGCTTGTCGCCGTTTGAGGTCTACCCCAATGAAGTGGCGATGCGGGCTATCGAAACCGATAAAGTGCTGTTTGAAAACAATCAGCCGATCACCTACGAGCAATGGCTGCAATATCCGGATGGTCGCAAAGCGCTTTTTGAAATGCGTAAAGTCCCGTTTTTTTCCGCCTCAGGCCGCCGGTTGGGGCTACTAGGGTTTGGCCGGGATATTACTGAACGCAAAAAATCGGCTGATGCGTTGGAAAAGGCCGCAAGAGAAAAGACCCAGTTTATTGCCACTTTAAGCCACGAGTTACGCACACCGCTTAATGGTATCGTCGGTTTGGCGCGAATGCTGCGCGATAGCCCGCTTAACGAGCAGCAGCTGTCGTATATCAACACCATCTACGTATCGGCAGAAACCCTAGGTAACCTCTTTAACGACATCATCGATTTGGATAAAGCCGATCGCCGTCGTTTGGCCATAGTGCCGGAGCCGCAAGATTTGCCCGCCTTTACCAAAGATGTAGCGACACTGGCCGAGCTGATGGCCAGCCAGCGCGGTTTAGGCTGGCAGTTTGAACGCCAGGGCGAGTTGCCTGAATGTGTTGAAATGGACGCCACCCGCACCCGGCAAATTCTTTGGAACCTGCTTGGCAACGCGGTCAAATTTACCGAGCAAGGCAAGGTGGGGTTAACGGTTAGCGCCGATGTGCAGCCTGACGGTAAGGCCATGCTGCGCTTTTGTGTCACCGATACCGGCATTGGTATTCCGAAACATGAAATCGATAAAATTTTTGCCATGTATTACCAGGTGGAATCGGGCGGCAAGATGCACGCCACCGGCACCGGTATTGGTTTAGCGGTTTCCAAAAATCTGGCAGAAGCCATGGGCGGGCAGTTGTTGGTGACATCAACGCCGGGGCAAGGCTCTACTTTTACCTTGTTGTTACCGCTACCGATTTGTAAAGCGTTAAAAGCACCCGCCTTGCCCGAGCCTAATGGGCAAAAAGTGCTGCAAATTTTGTTGGTCGAGGACATTGAACTTAACGTTACCGTGGCCAAAGCGGTACTGGAGAAAATGGGCCATCAGGTGACGGTGGCGATGACCGGGCAAGCGGCACTTGATGCCTGCGCGATGCAGATGTTTGACTTGGTTCTGCTCGATATTCAGTTGCCTGATATGAGCGGCTTCGACGTGGCCTGTACCTTACGGGAAAAGGCCGAGTTTGCAGAGCTGCCAATAGTGGCGCTAACCGCCAATGTCATAAAAGACAAAGAGCAGTATCTGGAAAACGGTATGGACGATGCCATATCCAAGCCGCTGTCGGTGGCAACGGTCAGCGCCATTATTGATGAATTCTATGGGGAGCCTGGGGCCATGCTAAATCAGCGACGCCACGAAGAAGAGCAAGAAGACAAACTGCTTGATACCAATATTCTTGGCCAATTTGTGGAAGCGGTTGGCGCTGCCATTATGCTGCAGTCAGCTGATTTGCTAGCCAGCCAGATGCCTGATTATTTGAAGGTACTGGAATCTAATTTGATGGCGGGCGATAAAAAAGAAGCCTGCGAAATGGCTCATAAAATCAAAGGCGCAGCAGCAGCGGTTGGCTTAAAGCGTATTCAGCAGCTAGCAAACCTTGCCCAGCACGGTGACGCTCCCGCTTGGGATGAAAACATTCAAGAATGGGTGGATGAAATTGTCGAGCAGTGGCAGGCTGATTTGGCGCTACTGCGCCAATGGCTCAATGAGCGTAGTAAATAA
- a CDS encoding DUF3293 domain-containing protein, giving the protein MTLWELYQNTVFLMPQPLSKRLDFAVITAHNPEGKVLSEAANQKRDLLLQAELITKGYKNQPLWGCSADLKHKERSWAIVMDKPSATTLGIRLKQNAIFWVSHDELYLLPCLMQENACHLGRFSERIIESPDAVDGCI; this is encoded by the coding sequence ATGACGTTATGGGAGTTATATCAAAACACAGTGTTTCTGATGCCGCAGCCCTTGTCTAAAAGGCTTGATTTTGCAGTGATCACAGCCCATAACCCTGAAGGAAAAGTGCTCAGCGAAGCGGCCAATCAAAAACGTGACCTGTTACTACAGGCCGAGCTCATTACAAAAGGTTACAAAAACCAGCCGCTTTGGGGGTGTTCGGCTGATCTTAAACACAAAGAAAGATCATGGGCCATTGTGATGGATAAGCCATCTGCCACTACGCTTGGAATAAGACTAAAACAGAATGCCATTTTTTGGGTGAGCCATGACGAGCTGTATTTGCTGCCCTGCCTTATGCAGGAAAACGCGTGTCATCTAGGTCGATTTTCCGAGCGTATTATCGAAAGCCCTGACGCAGTGGACGGGTGTATCTAA
- a CDS encoding acetyl-CoA C-acetyltransferase, translating to MQDVVIVAATRTAVGTFQGALSQIPAPDLAASLIKETLAKLSLAGNEIDEVLLGQVLTAGSGQNPARQAVIKAGLPDMVPAMTINKVCGSGLKTLHLATQAIRCGDADVVIAGGMENMSLSPYVLPKARTGLRMGHAQLEDSMIKDGLWDAFNDYHMGITAENLAEKYQLTREQQDAFAASSQQKAVAAIEAGYFKNEITPISIPQRKGDPVIFDTDEQPRAGTTAESLAKLRPAFKKDGTVTAGNASSINDGAAIVVLMSSEKAKTLGLPVLATIKAYANAGVDPAIMGIGPVPATQRCLAKAGWGVDDLELIEANEAFAAQALSVSKELGWDTNKVNVNGGAIAIGHPIGASGCRILVTLVHEMIRRDAKKGLATLCIGGGQGVALALERS from the coding sequence ATGCAGGATGTAGTTATAGTGGCAGCAACCCGCACTGCGGTGGGCACTTTTCAAGGTGCCCTTAGCCAAATTCCGGCCCCCGATTTGGCGGCCAGCCTTATCAAAGAAACCCTGGCGAAATTGTCCCTGGCGGGCAATGAAATTGATGAAGTACTGCTTGGCCAAGTGCTCACTGCCGGTTCCGGGCAAAACCCGGCGCGCCAGGCCGTCATTAAAGCCGGCCTGCCGGACATGGTACCGGCCATGACCATCAACAAAGTGTGTGGCAGTGGCCTTAAAACCCTGCACCTGGCGACACAAGCAATTCGCTGCGGCGATGCCGATGTGGTGATAGCCGGTGGCATGGAAAACATGAGCTTATCGCCTTATGTTTTGCCCAAGGCGCGCACCGGCCTGCGTATGGGCCATGCCCAACTTGAAGACTCCATGATTAAAGACGGCTTGTGGGACGCCTTTAATGACTACCACATGGGGATCACCGCCGAGAACCTGGCGGAAAAATATCAACTGACCCGAGAACAACAAGACGCCTTTGCCGCCAGTTCGCAACAAAAAGCGGTAGCGGCTATTGAGGCCGGCTATTTTAAAAACGAAATCACCCCTATCAGCATTCCACAGCGCAAGGGCGACCCTGTTATTTTCGATACCGACGAGCAGCCTCGCGCCGGTACCACGGCAGAATCCTTGGCCAAGTTGCGCCCAGCCTTTAAAAAAGACGGCACCGTTACCGCCGGTAATGCCTCCAGCATTAACGATGGCGCTGCCATTGTGGTGCTGATGAGTAGCGAGAAAGCCAAAACCCTGGGCCTGCCGGTATTGGCCACCATCAAGGCTTATGCCAATGCCGGTGTTGACCCCGCCATTATGGGCATAGGCCCGGTTCCGGCTACGCAGCGCTGTTTGGCTAAAGCCGGTTGGGGCGTTGACGACTTGGAGCTGATTGAAGCCAACGAAGCCTTTGCTGCCCAGGCGCTGTCGGTTTCCAAAGAATTGGGCTGGGACACCAATAAGGTGAACGTTAATGGTGGCGCCATTGCCATTGGCCACCCCATTGGCGCATCTGGCTGCCGGATTCTGGTGACATTGGTGCATGAAATGATCCGCCGCGATGCCAAAAAAGGTTTAGCCACCCTTTGTATCGGCGGCGGCCAAGGTGTCGCTTTGGCCTTGGAAAGAAGCTAA